Genomic segment of Polycladomyces abyssicola:
GGGCGAGATTACGCTGCGCGGTCGCGTGTTGCCGATCGGCGGCCTGAAGGAGAAAGCGCTCAGCGCACACCGTGCCGGCATTCGGCATGTCCTGATACCCAAAGATAACGAGAAAGATTTGGAAGATGTGCCCGAGAGCGTCCGCCGTGATTTAACGTTTACGTTGGTGGAGCACATGGATGAAGTGTTGCCTCGGGCGTTGGTGAGGGATCCGCGTGAACGTAAAACAAGCTGAATTTGTTATCAGTGCGTTAAAACCGTCGCAATATCCTGAGGACGCCCTGCCGGAGATTGCTCTGGCCGGGCGTTCCAATGTGGGGAAGTCGTCGCTGATCAACCGAATGGTCCATCGCAAAAATCTGGCCCGGACAAGTTCCAAACCGGGGAAAACACAGACGATCAACTTCTATAGAGTGAATGGTCAACTGTATTTTGCCGATATGCCGGGTTACGGTTTCGCTCGCGTTTCCAAGGAAACCAAAGCTGCCTGGGCCCGCATGATTGAAGGTTATCTGCTGAATCGACGGGAGCTGAAAGGGGTCATTCAAGTGGTGGATGTACGCCATCCGCCCACCCGGGACGACCGGATGATGTATGATTGGTTGAAACATTACGGCATCCCGGTGATTGTCGTCGCCACCAAAGCGGATAAGATCCCCCGCGGCAAATGGCCGAAGCATGTGAAGCAAGTACGGGAAGGCCTTCAGATCGGTGCGGATGACCCGCTCATCCTGTTTTCCGCCGAAACTGGTCAGGGCAAGGACGAGCTGTGGAGCACGATTGCGGCGCTTGTATCGGAACGTTGATCAGGCGCCGCCCCTTTTCCGCGTGAACCATTTATTTTATGATGGAATAGGCTACAAACGAGAAACCTGTTGTGTGATGCGACAAGCGTGCATAGAGAAAGGTTGGGAGAGGATTGGGTAAGAAACTTCGCGTAGCAGTATTGTTTGGGGGGAAATCCGGAGAACACGAGGTCTCGATTCAATCGGCCGCCTCCGTTTTGAAAGCGATCGATCGAAATCGTTTTGACGTCATCCCGATTGCCATCGACAAGTCAGGGGAATGGCGCATCGGGCAGAAAGCGCTACCGTACCTGGAGGGAACAGGGGAACCGGCATTGTTGGAGAGCCTGAAAACCGGTCTGCCAGTTGTTTCCGTCCAGGGAGAGGGAATGGTACCGGCGTTGGATTGGGATGCGGTGGATGTGGTGTTTCCCGTGCTGCATGGCACGTATGGAGAGGACGGCACCATTCAGGGCTTTTTTGAATTGGCCAATATTCCTTATGTGGGAGCCGGTGTTCTCGCTTCGGCCGTGGGCATGGACAAGGTGATGATGAAAAAAATCTTCGCCCATGAAGGGTTGCCGCAGGGAAGGTTTTCGTTTGTTCTCCGTTCCCGGTTGGAACGGGAAATGGATCAAGTGATCGAGGAAATAGAAGCTGCTTTTGATTATCCCGTTTTTCTCAAACCAGCTAACCTTGGCTCCAGTGTGGGCATTTCCAAGGCCACAAACCGGGAAGAACTGATAAAGGGATTGCGTTTGGCTGCGCAGTACGACCGCAAAGTCGTGGTGGAAGAGTTTATTCCGGCTCGGGAAGTGGAAGTGGCGGTGTTGGGGAATGACGATCCGCAAGCGTCCGTGCCGGGGGAAATTGTCTCTTCCAACGACTTTTACGATTACCGCGCCAAATACATCGACGGCAAATCGGAGATGCGTATTCCGGCTGAATTGCCCGCGGAAACTGCCGAAGAGATCCGGCGATTGGCTGTGAAAGCTTACCGGGCGATCGATTGCAGCGGTTTGGCCCGTGTTGACTTTTTTGTCCGCAAGGACAACGGTCAGGTACTGATCAACGAGATCAACACATTGCCCGGGTTTACGCAATACAGTATGTACCCCAAGCTGTGGGAACACAGCGGTTTGTCCTATACAGACCTGATCACCAAGCTGATCGAGCTGGCGATGGAACGTCATCGGGAGAAGGAACGGACGGTCACCACACTGAAATTGGATGAACCGAAGTAAAACGACAGAAGGCGGTTCCATGCGAACCGCCTTTTTCATTTTCGCATCACAATCAGGACGAAACCGAGCAAAACGATCAAAGCCGGCCAATAGGTGTGCAAGGTGTCGGAGATGCCTGCTAGCCCTTCCACTTCTTTGATTTTGGGCCATGCGAACAAACCGACAGCGATCAGAAGCGCGCCGATGATGCCGTTTTGTCGTTCCTTGAAGACCAATGCCCGAACCAAAAAGGCTGCGCCGACGTTCCAGAGGATCATGCTCCAATGCTTCGGCCATGCGGGGATGTACAAAGGCGCCCACAACTGTAGTCCCACACCGGTCAGCATCGCCGCCCACAACGTCATGCTGCGGTTGCGACGGGTGATAGCCGCCAGCAGGAGAATCAGCCCTGCGGCCAACAGTCCGAACTCCCAGTGCCACAATCGATCGGTATATGGCCAGTCGGTTTTGACCATCAACAACCCAACGCCGATGATGATCAATCCCAGGCCCGTCCATTTGGACCGCATATCTCGGAACACTCACCTCGCTGATGAAATTCCTGTATAATCGAACTACGGACAGCCAAACAAGGTGAAACAATCACAATGTCGCAAGGGGTATCTTGACGCTGAACCGTCAGGAGACCTTGCTTTTTTGAGACGACCAACGGATTTTTTTCCACCAAGCGACGTCGATTTCGGCCAGAATCATACCCAGGAAGATCAACAGACAGCCCGCTTGTGCCGTGGCGTTCAAAGTGACGCCTTTGAACCAGTAGTCGCCCAGTGCGGCAAAAACCGGTTCCATCGCAAAGATGAGGGCCACCCGGTTGGGCGTAGTGTATTTTTGAAAATGGGTTTGTGCCCAGAAAGCCAATGCCGTGCAGAATAAAGCGGTCACGATCAAAGCGGTTGCCACGTCGGGATTCAGATAGACATCTGCGCGGAAAATCGCGGCGGGATTCTCCCAGATCGCGGAGGAGATCAGGCTAAAGAGCGCCACTGTTCCAATCTGTGCCGTCACGATCATGGAAGCATCCCCGTCCGGCGCATATTTTCCCGTATATACAATCTGGAGAGCGAACGCAATCGCGCACAAAAAAGCGAGTACATCTCCGATGTTAATCGCGGAAAAATCCACAAAAGCGAGCAGGTACAAACCGAGAACGGAACAGAAGACACCGGCGACAGCCGTGGGTTTGGGTTTGATTCGCAAGATGAAAAAGGACATCACGGGAACCAGCGTAACGGACAAGCCGGTCAGGAATCCGGACTTACCCGATGTGGTGTACAGGAGGCTCCAGGTTTGCAATGCGAACCCGAGATACAGCCAGCCACCCAGCAGCAAACCGAGATATCCGGCACGGAGGGCGCTTTCCTGCGATCGGTTGCGGGACGTGAAAGCTAAGGGAAGTAACAGCAAAAAAGCCAACCCGAAACGGACGGCCAAAAAAGAAAACGGAGGCAAAAAAGCGATGGCGTTTTGCACCAACACGAATGTGATTCCCCATATAAACGCGATTCCCAACAAGGTACCTTCTGCAATCCAGTGTTTGGACATCCACGCCCCTCCTTCGAACAAAGTTTGATCCCATCTTATCACATTTACGGGAAAATGGGTGAGATTTGCGAAAATAGTCGCTTTCGTTGAAAATAATGATGAATGGTTGAGGGGAAAATGGTGCGCCAGACGCCGCGAAGCTCACATGAAGGGAGGGAAAGGCGGGAAGTGATAAGAAACTGGAAAAAAGCATGGGAAAGGGTATTGATGACCGCTGTCATCACGACGGGTTGGGGATGGATGATGCACGATTTGTTTCACCCCGTTACTTTTGTGACAGGTTGGTCCGTGCTTGTGTTGCTCGGGATTTACCTGTTCGTTGTGGAGTATCATCCCCATCCGGCAGGCGGGGGGAAAGTGACCCTCCATTTTCCGCTTTTATATGCGTTGAGCTCCTGGTTCTCACCCCCCATCGCCGGATTGATCTTCGTCGATGTCGTATTGGTCGTCACTTGGTTGAAGCGTCAGTCGTTTTCCCGATCACTCTTTCGAACCGGATACACGTTGATCGGCCTGTTTGCCGCCGGTGAAGCGGATCATGCGGTTCGTCCGTGGTTAAGCGGTTTGGCGCCGTTGTCCCAGTTGATGTTCGGTCTGATCACTTTTTTATTGGTGTATGAGTTGGTAAGCAAAGGGATTCGAGACGGCGTCGAACAGTTGATACCCGCCTCCCGCCGCGGCAGAACCTGGTGGGGGAGTTGGCCCTTGGAGCCCGGTTTGCTGTTGCTTTCCTTCCTGTACAGCACCGTGGCCATCGTGTTTGAAGTACCGCGGCAACCGTACGGTTTCTTGGGAATCGCCTTTTTCTTCGCACCGTTGGTCGGTTTCGCCGTTCTGTTGAATATCATTGCCCGCCTCAAACGGCAACAGCAAAAGATGGAGCTGCTATTCGTCATCGCAACACGGATCAATCAAACACTCGACTTGCGCAAAGTCATGAAAGAAACATTGATTCCGTTGTCCAAAGTGATCGATTATACATACGGTGTCGTGTACTTGTTGCGCGACGGACAATTATACCCGGAAGTATTTGCAGGAGATGAAACATTGAAGGTAAGGTACAGGCCATTGCCGCTCAACCGCGGATTGAGCGGATGGGTCGCCTCCCATGCGAAACCCGCCTGTATCCATGATGTTCGCAAGGATCCACGTTGCAAGGGAACGCCGACGGACGCGGAAGGGGTCAAATCCCTCTTGTCGGTACCGTTGGAAGTCAATGGGGAAGTGATGGGCGTCATCACCCTGGGAAAAACGGAAACCTACGGATTTCGCGATATGGATTTGCGTTTTCTCACTGTATTGGCCAGTCAAGCGGTGGTGGCGATGCGTACCGCCAAACTGATGGAAGAGCGGGAACGCCGCGTGGTGGCGGAGGAAAGAAACCGTTTGGCACGCGAAATCCACGACGGCATCGGACAATCACTTGCCGGTGTCTTGATGAAAGTGGAATCTGCGGCCCGGGTGTTTGACACCCATCCGGAGCGGGTGCGTCAGTGGCTGGAAGAAGCGCAGGTGAAGCTGAGGGAAGGATTGAAGGAGGTTCGCCACTCGATCACGGCGCTCAGGCCGTCACCCGCCGCTCGGTTGGGATTGCTGCCTGCGTTGCGGCAACGCGTGGAAGCGCATCAACGCGAGACGGGTCAATGGTCAGTGTTTCAGATCAAAGGACGACCGTATCCGCTGTTGCAGGAGTGGGAGGAAACCATTTATCAGGTGTGCCATGAGGCCCTTAACAATGTGGCCAAACATGCACAAGCCACCAAGGTGCGCGTGCAATTGCGGTTCTCATCGGAATATGTTCGCTTGATCGTGCAGGATGACGGGGTTGGGTTCAGTTTGGGCAAAGCGATATCTAAAGCGGAGGCCCACAAGCGGTACGGCATTGTCGGTATGAACGAGCGTGCGCAAAAACTGGAAGCGGCATTACAGTTTTTGAGTAAACCGAACAAGGGAACGCGCGTGATTTTAACGATTCCGACGGAGAAAAACGAGGAGGAGTCCGTTCATGTCTATTCGGGTTTTACTGGTGGATGATCATGCCGTTTTGCGCGACGGCTTGTCCAATATTATCAGTCTGGAAGACGACATGGAAGTGGTGGGAGAGGCCAAGAGCGGCATGGAAGCGTTGCAGTTGGTGGAGGAAGTTCACCCGGACGTGATTCTGATGGATATCAATATGCCGGGAATGAACGGGGTGGAAGCGATTCGCCGCATTCATGCCCAGCATCCCGGGATTGCCATCCTTGTATTGACCATGTATGACCGGGACGAGTATCTTTATGAATCGATCCGTGCCGGTGCCACGGGCTATCTGCTCAAAGATGCGCCATCGGGGGATGTGATCGCGGCGATCCGCTCAGCGTCCCGGGGCGAGTCGACACTCCACCCGGTGATGGCACGCAAACTGTTGGACAATTTGACCGGAGAAAAAAGAGGGGAGCGGGGCAGCTCCGACGAGAATCTCACTCCGCGGGAATTGGACGTGCTGCAGTTGATGGTCAAAGGGCACAGCAACAAAGAGATAGCGGAACAGTTGTTCATCAGTGACAAAACGGTGAAGATCCATGTCAGCAACATCCTGAAAAAGCTGGGGGTCAAAAGCCGTTCCCAAGCGATTATTTATGCGATCCAGCACGAGTTGGTGGTGTTGGAATAGAAAAACGATTTGCTAGAAAACAGAAAAAACGGATGGAGATCCCGAAGCAAGGGCCCACCTACGGGCCCATTGTTTCTTTTCTTCACTTGTAGAGCGCTTTTCCCAGCTCACTTAACCGGTTTTAACGAACCCGCTCCTTGGTATATTCCCATACGTGGCGGTTAATCGTTTTCACATGGTTCTTCCATGAAAGAATCCATTCCACACCCCCATTTAGAGAACATGAAGGAAGGATTTATCCTTTGTGTAATCGAAAATGCTTGATTAGCTCTCAATACAAGGAGGTGGAAATAAAAATGAAACCCCGTTGTTATCTTGTAGTAGCAAACGCTCCTGAACACTTGAAGTTAAGAGAAGCGAATGCTGTATTTAATGAATATATCGGAGACAAAAAAAGGGGGCATTGTGTATATCACGATCATTTTGTGGACCGTCCCGGTGGAGTTGCATTTTTTGCAATCGAGAACGAAGAGCAAAAGGAGCATCTTGAACATGATTTGAATGGATGGAAACTGGAGATCCATCCACTCATTGAGTCCAGGTCCGCAGCTGGTTTTGTATATCAGCTGGACTATACCAGTACCAATTATGCGGGTATTTCATTGGATAAACTCATTAACCGGATCAAAGAAGCCGAAAAGGCAGGTATTGATCCTTTAGGCGCGTAGTTGTGTTTTCTTAATTTGAGGTAAAAAAATCGCGATTGCTAGACCACCCTGGGAGGGTGTTTTTTTTTGCGACCCTCTATGTCAGATGGCGGTGTCGGAGCAGCCGATGTTCCAACCAAGCCACCAGTTGGTACATGACCGTGGCCAACACGGCCACAATCAACAGGCTCATCATGACCAGTGTCAGATTGAACACCTGAAATCCGTAAATGATCAGATAGCCGAGCCCGGCCTTGGAAACGAGGAACTCCCCGACGATGACGCCCACCCAGGCGAGTCCGACATTCACTTTCAGTGCGGCGATCATGTCAGGGATGCAGGCCG
This window contains:
- a CDS encoding DMT family transporter, which produces MSKHWIAEGTLLGIAFIWGITFVLVQNAIAFLPPFSFLAVRFGLAFLLLLPLAFTSRNRSQESALRAGYLGLLLGGWLYLGFALQTWSLLYTTSGKSGFLTGLSVTLVPVMSFFILRIKPKPTAVAGVFCSVLGLYLLAFVDFSAINIGDVLAFLCAIAFALQIVYTGKYAPDGDASMIVTAQIGTVALFSLISSAIWENPAAIFRADVYLNPDVATALIVTALFCTALAFWAQTHFQKYTTPNRVALIFAMEPVFAALGDYWFKGVTLNATAQAGCLLIFLGMILAEIDVAWWKKIRWSSQKSKVS
- a CDS encoding D-alanine--D-alanine ligase; this encodes MGKKLRVAVLFGGKSGEHEVSIQSAASVLKAIDRNRFDVIPIAIDKSGEWRIGQKALPYLEGTGEPALLESLKTGLPVVSVQGEGMVPALDWDAVDVVFPVLHGTYGEDGTIQGFFELANIPYVGAGVLASAVGMDKVMMKKIFAHEGLPQGRFSFVLRSRLEREMDQVIEEIEAAFDYPVFLKPANLGSSVGISKATNREELIKGLRLAAQYDRKVVVEEFIPAREVEVAVLGNDDPQASVPGEIVSSNDFYDYRAKYIDGKSEMRIPAELPAETAEEIRRLAVKAYRAIDCSGLARVDFFVRKDNGQVLINEINTLPGFTQYSMYPKLWEHSGLSYTDLITKLIELAMERHREKERTVTTLKLDEPK
- a CDS encoding GAF domain-containing sensor histidine kinase gives rise to the protein MIRNWKKAWERVLMTAVITTGWGWMMHDLFHPVTFVTGWSVLVLLGIYLFVVEYHPHPAGGGKVTLHFPLLYALSSWFSPPIAGLIFVDVVLVVTWLKRQSFSRSLFRTGYTLIGLFAAGEADHAVRPWLSGLAPLSQLMFGLITFLLVYELVSKGIRDGVEQLIPASRRGRTWWGSWPLEPGLLLLSFLYSTVAIVFEVPRQPYGFLGIAFFFAPLVGFAVLLNIIARLKRQQQKMELLFVIATRINQTLDLRKVMKETLIPLSKVIDYTYGVVYLLRDGQLYPEVFAGDETLKVRYRPLPLNRGLSGWVASHAKPACIHDVRKDPRCKGTPTDAEGVKSLLSVPLEVNGEVMGVITLGKTETYGFRDMDLRFLTVLASQAVVAMRTAKLMEERERRVVAEERNRLAREIHDGIGQSLAGVLMKVESAARVFDTHPERVRQWLEEAQVKLREGLKEVRHSITALRPSPAARLGLLPALRQRVEAHQRETGQWSVFQIKGRPYPLLQEWEETIYQVCHEALNNVAKHAQATKVRVQLRFSSEYVRLIVQDDGVGFSLGKAISKAEAHKRYGIVGMNERAQKLEAALQFLSKPNKGTRVILTIPTEKNEEESVHVYSGFTGG
- the yihA gene encoding ribosome biogenesis GTP-binding protein YihA/YsxC; translation: MNVKQAEFVISALKPSQYPEDALPEIALAGRSNVGKSSLINRMVHRKNLARTSSKPGKTQTINFYRVNGQLYFADMPGYGFARVSKETKAAWARMIEGYLLNRRELKGVIQVVDVRHPPTRDDRMMYDWLKHYGIPVIVVATKADKIPRGKWPKHVKQVREGLQIGADDPLILFSAETGQGKDELWSTIAALVSER
- a CDS encoding response regulator, with the protein product MSIRVLLVDDHAVLRDGLSNIISLEDDMEVVGEAKSGMEALQLVEEVHPDVILMDINMPGMNGVEAIRRIHAQHPGIAILVLTMYDRDEYLYESIRAGATGYLLKDAPSGDVIAAIRSASRGESTLHPVMARKLLDNLTGEKRGERGSSDENLTPRELDVLQLMVKGHSNKEIAEQLFISDKTVKIHVSNILKKLGVKSRSQAIIYAIQHELVVLE